The following proteins come from a genomic window of Paenibacillus swuensis:
- a CDS encoding glycosyltransferase, protein MKIVMLSECLGGGVLTYLQTQANFMAQEGHEIVLVYCRREQTPPPEALRNMFVPKVKLTELQFKRSSPLAYWKYGADVKRVLAQEKPHIVHYHSSFAGLIGRLAVRGSETPTYYTPHGYAFLQIVKSPAARKVYFMLERMAVLFNRSTTVVPISDSETSAAEEVSLRAPIVKIDTGIDIEMLESKRQPGGASPETRKQIVSCGRLSQQKNPLLFVEVAKACQDRGIDADFLWIGGGELEGDVRARIAEYGLEDRIRITGWVRHEEAIREMDNNTDIYLQTSLWEGLPITVLEAMYLQTCVIVNRAPGNIDPIRQGLNGFIVDSTSGFADVIGEMLSQPERKAAIKAEAKRFIEEHFNIKNNTRGMLRMYADDLRQTDRGKLALEPSAARQ, encoded by the coding sequence ATGAAGATTGTTATGTTATCGGAATGTCTGGGCGGCGGTGTGCTGACTTACCTGCAGACACAAGCTAATTTTATGGCCCAAGAGGGTCATGAAATTGTGCTTGTGTATTGCCGCAGAGAGCAGACACCACCTCCTGAGGCTTTGCGGAACATGTTCGTGCCGAAGGTAAAACTAACGGAGCTTCAGTTCAAGCGAAGCAGCCCGCTCGCCTATTGGAAATACGGTGCGGATGTGAAACGGGTGTTGGCGCAGGAGAAGCCGCATATCGTTCATTATCATTCCAGCTTTGCGGGTCTCATCGGCAGGTTGGCCGTTCGCGGAAGCGAAACGCCAACCTACTATACCCCCCATGGGTATGCGTTTCTGCAGATTGTGAAGAGTCCGGCCGCCCGCAAAGTATATTTCATGCTTGAGCGGATGGCGGTGCTCTTTAATCGCAGCACTACCGTAGTACCCATCTCCGATTCGGAAACATCCGCCGCGGAAGAGGTTTCCTTACGGGCGCCGATCGTGAAGATCGATACCGGTATTGATATTGAAATGCTGGAGAGCAAGCGCCAACCTGGCGGGGCAAGTCCTGAAACCAGGAAGCAGATCGTATCTTGCGGTCGATTGTCCCAGCAGAAGAATCCGCTCTTGTTCGTTGAAGTCGCCAAAGCCTGCCAAGACCGGGGTATTGATGCAGATTTCCTCTGGATTGGCGGCGGCGAGCTGGAAGGCGACGTACGTGCCCGCATTGCAGAATACGGTCTGGAAGACCGCATTCGCATTACAGGCTGGGTTCGCCACGAAGAGGCGATCCGCGAGATGGATAACAATACCGATATCTATCTGCAAACTTCCCTCTGGGAAGGGTTGCCGATTACGGTATTGGAGGCCATGTACTTGCAGACCTGCGTAATCGTGAACCGGGCGCCGGGCAATATTGATCCGATTCGCCAAGGGTTGAACGGATTTATTGTGGACAGCACCTCCGGGTTTGCGGATGTCATCGGGGAGATGCTCAGCCAACCGGAACGGAAAGCTGCCATCAAGGCGGAAGCGAAGCGCTTCATCGAAGAGCACTTCAACATTAAGAACAATACGCGCGGTATGCTGCGAATGTACGCGGACGATCTGCGTCAGACGGACCGCGGCAAGCTTGCTTTAGAACCAAGCGCCGCCCGACAATAA
- a CDS encoding lipopolysaccharide biosynthesis protein gives MEQEGRKVPGSGSVVRSASYNTITRVVSAFFGYVNLVLVARILDINDFGIYSFIINLLAIAYIFANVGMENTLLVLLPKRREGGVFRDSNGTLVTALAYTFGASLLILAGLWLASPYLGGMFESSSSIRMFFYIMLASIPFQAVVVYSRVVNQANFQFLRSTFPENVIRPVSFFLMLCAFLLWFRDSGELVLWGYLASFVLACLFAGAWVMSSTKLSFRRKDVRHDVEVIKLAPQFMSIQMLNQIAPFVVTLIMGLYLAAEFLGYFRASQQTAALIAFTLRSLEMVFAPMIATMYLTKDMDAISRLYKSITKWIFATGGWISIVAIIGAELIMSAFGEQFATAAYALQLLAVAQLINAASGSCEYLLMMTGSQKIVVYTTIGQVALVTALSLTLIPLWGLLGAVLAVALGIIFFKVTLIAIVYKKLGFTPFSRTYWGTLGAIAVSFAATYGVYQVVGSEEFLLSLVALSVTSAITFVPAFWRYGLSAEEKANVYTKLKRKTMKPSRSG, from the coding sequence ATGGAACAGGAAGGGCGAAAAGTACCGGGATCAGGCTCGGTCGTACGCAGCGCGTCTTATAATACGATAACCCGCGTAGTCAGTGCTTTTTTCGGATACGTCAACCTGGTGTTGGTGGCCCGCATTCTCGATATTAATGATTTCGGGATTTACAGCTTTATCATCAATTTGCTAGCCATCGCTTACATTTTTGCCAATGTGGGCATGGAGAACACGCTGCTGGTACTGCTGCCCAAGCGAAGAGAAGGCGGCGTGTTCCGGGACAGCAACGGCACACTCGTTACAGCTCTGGCTTACACGTTCGGCGCATCGTTATTGATCCTCGCGGGGTTGTGGCTCGCATCGCCTTATCTTGGCGGCATGTTCGAAAGTTCCAGTTCCATCCGGATGTTCTTCTACATCATGCTGGCGTCCATCCCGTTTCAGGCGGTGGTGGTCTACTCCAGGGTTGTGAATCAGGCGAATTTCCAATTCCTTCGCTCGACGTTCCCGGAGAATGTCATTCGCCCGGTCAGTTTCTTCCTGATGCTGTGCGCGTTCCTTCTCTGGTTCAGGGATTCCGGCGAACTCGTCCTGTGGGGCTATCTGGCCAGTTTCGTGCTCGCATGTCTGTTTGCCGGAGCTTGGGTGATGTCCTCAACGAAGCTGTCGTTTCGCCGGAAGGATGTACGGCATGATGTCGAAGTGATCAAGCTGGCGCCGCAGTTCATGTCCATCCAGATGCTGAACCAGATTGCGCCGTTTGTCGTCACCTTGATCATGGGACTTTACCTGGCGGCCGAATTTCTCGGTTACTTCAGGGCATCGCAACAAACGGCGGCCCTAATCGCCTTTACGCTTCGCTCGCTGGAGATGGTGTTCGCGCCAATGATCGCAACGATGTATCTGACGAAGGACATGGATGCGATCAGCCGGTTGTATAAGAGCATCACAAAGTGGATTTTCGCGACAGGCGGCTGGATTTCCATTGTAGCCATTATCGGTGCGGAACTGATCATGAGCGCGTTCGGCGAGCAATTCGCCACAGCGGCCTACGCGCTGCAATTGCTGGCGGTAGCTCAGTTGATCAACGCCGCTTCAGGCTCTTGCGAGTACTTGCTGATGATGACAGGCAGTCAGAAAATCGTAGTCTACACAACGATTGGCCAGGTTGCTTTAGTCACGGCACTAAGCCTGACGCTCATTCCTCTGTGGGGATTGCTGGGCGCCGTGCTTGCTGTAGCTCTCGGCATCATTTTCTTCAAGGTAACCTTGATTGCCATTGTGTATAAGAAGTTAGGATTTACGCCGTTCTCCCGAACTTACTGGGGCACATTGGGTGCCATTGCGGTATCCTTCGCAGCTACTTACGGGGTATATCAGGTTGTGGGTTCAGAAGAATTCCTGTTGTCGCTTGTTGCATTATCAGTTACCTCGGCCATCACATTTGTTCCCGCCTTTTGGCGGTATGGGCTGTCGGCTGAGGAGAAAGCCAACGTGTACACGAAATTGAAACGCAAAACTATGAAACCGTCAAGGAGTGGATAG
- a CDS encoding LysR family transcriptional regulator, with the protein MAVIAEVSFVLFGPNLSYEPEVSTINIDNIEAFVYIIHYGSYTKAADILFLSQPSVSARIQSLERELNCKLFDRIGKQIQITEEGKRFLPYAQQILMTYQKGRLHVNQKKSLPEELKIGCTVSVANYTIPGVLSRLKPMFPNTHFKLVTGTTDDMIGKVVNKEVDIGFVRNISHPILQSTPFYEDPIRLYVYEEHPFLSMDKVTIEDIAAEPLVFFECGALDWLRVHRMFGNLDYPPNIQYLTDNSETAKKLVMLKSGISFLPSLCAQEEVRSGKLVPVRLQESEIISLQTNIVSCHGKHTPFIEAMMRIGKELYDKRNHIELLYK; encoded by the coding sequence ATGGCCGTGATTGCGGAGGTCTCTTTTGTTTTATTCGGACCAAATCTATCATACGAACCGGAGGTGTCTACCATTAATATTGATAATATCGAAGCTTTCGTATACATCATCCATTATGGAAGTTATACCAAAGCAGCCGATATCCTGTTCTTATCACAACCGTCGGTAAGCGCAAGGATTCAGTCCTTGGAGCGCGAGTTGAACTGTAAGCTATTCGACCGCATTGGCAAACAAATTCAGATAACGGAAGAAGGGAAGAGGTTTTTGCCCTACGCGCAACAGATCTTGATGACTTATCAAAAGGGCAGACTTCATGTCAATCAGAAGAAATCATTGCCGGAAGAACTTAAAATCGGGTGTACGGTCTCGGTGGCCAACTATACGATTCCAGGTGTCCTTTCAAGGCTGAAGCCCATGTTTCCAAACACCCATTTTAAACTCGTTACAGGCACAACCGACGATATGATAGGCAAGGTCGTCAACAAAGAGGTCGATATCGGATTTGTCCGTAACATAAGCCATCCCATTTTGCAATCTACCCCGTTCTATGAGGACCCTATTCGATTGTATGTCTACGAGGAACATCCGTTTCTGTCCATGGATAAGGTCACGATTGAGGATATAGCCGCGGAGCCGCTGGTATTTTTTGAATGCGGAGCATTAGATTGGCTGCGAGTACACCGGATGTTCGGAAACCTAGATTATCCCCCGAATATCCAGTACCTTACGGATAATTCAGAGACAGCCAAGAAACTGGTCATGTTGAAGTCGGGCATCAGCTTCCTGCCCAGCCTATGCGCTCAAGAGGAAGTAAGAAGCGGGAAGCTTGTACCGGTTCGATTGCAAGAATCGGAAATCATAAGCTTGCAGACGAACATCGTGTCTTGTCATGGAAAGCATACCCCCTTTATCGAAGCGATGATGCGTATAGGCAAAGAGTTGTATGACAAAAGAAATCATATTGAATTGTTATATAAATAG
- the shc gene encoding squalene--hopene cyclase, with the protein MNIEAAVEQSIKGYVSRIMHLQQADGTWRLCFDNGTSTSAYFLILLKMLDYPNEKLLRQLHQTILNLQHADGYWQLYPGEKGNLSATVDAYYALLVSGYSKPTDASLVQAKEYIMRAGGLGNVTNVLSKVMLAVTGQVAWPLSVSIPLEILLLPPAGPLHFGQFSSYARVHLAPILLLSNKKFIIKSPYPLQLREPAGSIPREDELDEDYALQFLNSISKFQNADSREIPFLSSLKYGIYQLQGLPEQLHQSAVTKAEQYMLERIEPDGTLYSYATSTILMIFALMSLGYAKDDPRISKAIEGLKSMLYDTEVGLILQNSPSTVWDTALLSHALQQAGVSRFDNTLVRANAYLLSKQQHKLGDWAQEVSTPVAGGWGFSDSNTIHPDVDDTTAALRALKSGTSDSPERLEAWNRGLQWIFSMQNKDGGWPAFERNRTNKWLEYVPIDGAKSAAIDPSTADLTGRTLEFLGETCGLDLRHAFVKRGIHWLKQAQREDGSWYGRWGICYIYGTWAALTGLAAVGADREQAPVSKAIQWLRDIQNKDGGWGESCRSDVKREYAALGSSTLSHTAWTLDALISYADTPSLEITTGLRCLLALMDQGGDATAYPTGAGLPGNFYIRYESYNYIWPLITLVKYRDKFG; encoded by the coding sequence GTGAATATTGAGGCAGCAGTGGAGCAATCCATAAAAGGCTACGTAAGCCGAATCATGCACTTACAGCAAGCCGACGGGACATGGCGCCTTTGTTTCGACAACGGCACATCAACGTCGGCTTACTTCTTAATTTTACTGAAAATGCTCGACTATCCCAATGAGAAACTGTTGCGGCAGTTGCATCAAACCATACTGAACCTGCAGCATGCGGATGGATATTGGCAGTTGTATCCGGGTGAGAAAGGAAACTTGTCCGCTACCGTCGATGCCTATTACGCTTTGCTCGTGTCCGGGTACAGTAAACCGACCGATGCCTCCTTGGTTCAGGCCAAAGAGTACATCATGCGGGCAGGGGGACTCGGCAACGTAACCAATGTCCTTTCCAAAGTGATGCTCGCTGTAACCGGTCAAGTCGCCTGGCCATTGTCGGTTTCCATTCCTCTCGAGATCTTGTTGTTACCCCCGGCGGGTCCACTGCATTTCGGGCAATTTTCTTCCTACGCTCGAGTGCATCTTGCCCCTATTTTGCTGCTGTCGAACAAGAAGTTTATCATAAAGTCCCCTTATCCACTCCAATTGCGGGAGCCTGCGGGTTCCATTCCCAGGGAAGACGAGTTGGACGAAGACTACGCATTGCAATTCCTGAATTCTATTTCAAAGTTTCAGAACGCCGATTCCAGAGAAATCCCATTCCTTTCATCCTTAAAATACGGGATCTACCAACTTCAAGGTCTCCCGGAACAGCTTCATCAATCGGCCGTAACGAAAGCGGAGCAATATATGTTAGAGCGAATCGAGCCGGACGGTACCTTGTACAGTTACGCAACTTCGACCATCCTCATGATCTTCGCCTTGATGTCGCTGGGTTATGCGAAAGATGATCCTCGGATCTCCAAAGCGATTGAAGGGTTGAAGAGCATGTTGTATGACACAGAGGTCGGGCTCATACTTCAGAATTCTCCTTCCACGGTGTGGGATACAGCTTTACTTTCTCATGCACTGCAACAAGCCGGAGTCAGCCGCTTCGATAACACGCTGGTTCGCGCGAACGCCTACCTGTTGTCCAAACAACAGCATAAGCTTGGCGATTGGGCCCAGGAGGTGAGCACACCTGTAGCAGGAGGATGGGGATTCTCCGATTCCAACACCATACACCCGGACGTCGATGATACAACGGCGGCTCTAAGAGCATTGAAGTCGGGAACATCGGATTCTCCAGAGCGGTTGGAGGCCTGGAACAGAGGATTACAATGGATTTTCTCCATGCAAAATAAGGACGGCGGGTGGCCCGCTTTTGAACGGAACCGAACAAATAAATGGCTTGAATACGTTCCTATAGACGGCGCCAAATCAGCGGCAATTGATCCTTCCACCGCGGATCTGACCGGTAGAACGCTGGAATTTCTCGGGGAGACCTGCGGTTTGGATCTGCGGCATGCCTTCGTGAAACGCGGGATTCACTGGCTGAAGCAAGCTCAGCGGGAAGACGGTTCTTGGTACGGCCGATGGGGGATTTGCTACATATATGGAACTTGGGCGGCGTTGACAGGATTGGCGGCGGTTGGTGCAGACCGGGAGCAGGCCCCTGTAAGCAAGGCGATTCAATGGTTGCGCGATATTCAGAATAAGGATGGCGGATGGGGAGAATCGTGCCGCAGTGATGTGAAGAGGGAATACGCGGCTTTGGGCAGCAGTACTCTCTCCCATACGGCGTGGACTCTGGATGCGCTCATTTCCTATGCCGACACCCCATCGCTCGAAATAACGACTGGACTGCGGTGTTTGCTTGCGCTCATGGACCAAGGTGGCGATGCGACAGCGTACCCGACCGGCGCGGGATTGCCGGGGAACTTTTATATCCGCTATGAGAGTTATAACTACATTTGGCCGCTGATTACGTTGGTGAAGTATCGGGATAAGTTTGGCTGA
- a CDS encoding sugar phosphate nucleotidyltransferase, giving the protein MKIILLSGGSGSRLWPLSNDARSKQFLRVLETPEGDSVSMVQRVWEQIRSCGLGGEAVVATSSTQVEILRSQLGEEVPLIVEPDRRDTFPAIALASTYLYSAQSVSLDEVVVVLPVDPYVEDEFFYKLKELEPALRQTESDLALMGVYPTYPSTKYGYIVPEEGEESAYRKVARFAEKPDDRTARMLMDKNALWNCGVFAFKLGFMIDTLIEKKVPIQYEELLKHYDVLPKISFDYEVVEKVNNITVIPYSGYWKDLGTWNTLTEEMSSDTLGEEVQVHECRNTHVLNELDIPVTVIGLDDVIVAASPDGILVSAKSESHKVKEIMKTKQIPRFEEKKWGWSRILDTKEYSGGYGVLTKRIGIKDGCHLGYRMHTVVDEVWTVVKGEAEFVYNGNYMKLTPGNVVHIPKKTLHSVKALEDLEIIVVQTGIAHYSDETVELHEEWQVAAQR; this is encoded by the coding sequence ATGAAAATCATACTGTTATCAGGCGGATCCGGCAGCCGGTTATGGCCTTTGTCCAACGATGCGCGTTCCAAACAGTTCCTAAGAGTACTGGAAACCCCGGAAGGGGATTCGGTGTCCATGGTACAACGCGTATGGGAGCAGATCCGCTCCTGCGGTTTGGGCGGAGAAGCGGTGGTCGCCACCAGCTCCACTCAAGTGGAAATTTTGCGCAGTCAACTGGGTGAAGAGGTTCCTCTGATTGTAGAACCGGATCGCAGAGATACGTTTCCTGCCATTGCCTTAGCTTCTACTTATCTGTATTCGGCACAATCCGTTTCCTTGGATGAAGTTGTTGTAGTTCTTCCGGTGGATCCCTATGTGGAGGATGAATTTTTCTACAAATTGAAGGAGCTGGAGCCGGCGCTGCGTCAGACGGAATCAGACCTTGCGTTGATGGGTGTGTACCCTACATATCCATCCACGAAATACGGTTACATTGTGCCGGAGGAGGGGGAAGAATCCGCCTATCGCAAAGTAGCCCGGTTTGCTGAGAAGCCGGATGACCGTACAGCCCGGATGCTGATGGATAAGAATGCCCTGTGGAACTGCGGCGTGTTCGCCTTCAAGCTGGGATTCATGATTGACACCTTGATTGAGAAGAAAGTGCCGATTCAGTATGAAGAGTTGCTTAAGCATTATGATGTGTTGCCAAAAATCAGCTTTGACTATGAAGTGGTGGAAAAGGTCAACAACATCACGGTTATTCCTTACAGCGGATATTGGAAAGATTTAGGTACGTGGAACACATTAACAGAAGAGATGTCCTCGGACACGCTCGGTGAAGAGGTCCAAGTTCACGAATGCCGCAATACGCATGTACTGAATGAACTGGATATTCCGGTTACGGTCATCGGACTGGATGATGTCATTGTGGCGGCGAGCCCGGACGGCATTCTGGTATCCGCGAAATCGGAGAGCCATAAAGTGAAAGAAATTATGAAGACGAAACAAATTCCTCGATTTGAGGAGAAAAAATGGGGCTGGAGCCGCATTCTCGACACGAAGGAATACAGCGGCGGTTACGGGGTATTAACGAAAAGAATCGGGATTAAAGACGGATGCCACCTCGGTTACAGAATGCATACGGTTGTGGATGAAGTATGGACGGTCGTAAAAGGTGAAGCTGAATTCGTGTATAACGGCAATTACATGAAACTAACCCCGGGGAATGTTGTGCATATCCCGAAGAAAACGCTGCATAGCGTAAAGGCATTGGAAGATCTGGAAATTATCGTTGTCCAGACCGGCATTGCTCACTACAGCGATGAGACGGTAGAACTACATGAAGAGTGGCAGGTAGCCGCTCAGCGTTAG
- a CDS encoding amino acid ABC transporter permease: MGQHQFEIAYVFEYLYRLLPSLKVTLLIVGSSIGIGTLVGLLVALPQLYRIPILRRLSQLYVSFFRGTPILIQLFLFYYGIPEVLKLVQLDVTRTPALVFVILTYSLHSGAYIAELIRGAVAAVDRGQVEAAYAVGMNGYQAFSRIVLPQAMSISVPVFGNIVIGNLKDTSLAFTLGIMDITGKAQTMGTLSQRFIEIYISLAALYFIISFALQKLFDRIEMRLLRHEPLAAGLTKDPSPTLSFLRKRTVLKWRSKEAQ; encoded by the coding sequence ATGGGTCAACACCAATTTGAGATTGCCTACGTATTCGAATATTTGTACAGATTGCTTCCGTCCTTGAAGGTTACGCTTCTAATCGTAGGAAGCTCCATAGGTATTGGAACTCTGGTCGGGCTTCTCGTTGCGCTACCCCAGTTATACCGCATTCCGATCCTGAGGAGGCTTTCACAACTGTACGTCTCGTTTTTTCGAGGCACACCAATTCTTATTCAACTATTCCTATTTTACTATGGTATTCCTGAAGTGCTTAAGCTGGTTCAACTCGACGTTACGAGAACACCTGCGTTGGTGTTCGTTATTCTTACCTATTCTCTTCATAGCGGCGCGTACATTGCAGAACTCATCCGCGGAGCGGTTGCGGCGGTGGACCGCGGGCAAGTGGAGGCTGCATACGCTGTCGGGATGAACGGATATCAGGCATTCAGCCGGATCGTCCTTCCGCAAGCGATGTCGATCTCCGTTCCGGTATTCGGCAATATCGTCATCGGCAATCTGAAGGACACGTCGCTTGCCTTCACGCTCGGTATTATGGACATTACAGGGAAAGCCCAAACGATGGGGACACTTTCACAACGATTTATCGAAATCTATATCTCTCTCGCGGCGCTGTATTTCATCATCAGCTTTGCACTGCAGAAGCTGTTCGACCGGATCGAGATGAGGCTTCTGCGCCATGAGCCGCTAGCTGCGGGTTTAACGAAAGACCCTTCGCCAACCCTATCGTTTCTCCGTAAAAGGACCGTATTGAAATGGCGAAGCAAGGAGGCGCAGTAA
- a CDS encoding transporter substrate-binding domain-containing protein, which produces MKKFTLVIFTLALALLTSACGSNTNESASVKADSLTANGKAEGETAKKIIVGTANDFEQVAFLDDKGNLTGFDVELIREIDKRLEAYEFEFQTLEFSNILLSLETKKVDIAAHLFEKNPEREQKFDFNQEPYAYWRNKIIVASDNADPIKSLDDLQGKKVLIGPTSAQAQLLENYNKENEKDIDIVYQQNDANDEVLQITSGRAYATLGADFLLPIKDPQGKLKTVGEPLNEGNIQYVFRKDDPESKKLAEAIDTTIKELKADGTLKKISEEWLGQDFSK; this is translated from the coding sequence ATGAAAAAGTTTACGTTAGTTATTTTCACGCTTGCTTTGGCTCTTCTTACTTCTGCATGCGGCAGCAACACCAATGAATCCGCAAGCGTCAAAGCGGACAGCTTAACCGCGAACGGCAAAGCGGAGGGTGAAACCGCCAAGAAAATTATCGTAGGTACGGCGAACGACTTTGAACAAGTCGCATTCCTTGATGATAAAGGCAATTTGACCGGCTTTGATGTAGAACTGATTCGCGAAATCGACAAAAGGCTGGAAGCATATGAATTCGAGTTTCAAACGTTAGAGTTCTCAAACATTTTACTTAGTCTTGAGACCAAGAAAGTTGATATCGCCGCTCACCTTTTCGAGAAAAACCCGGAGCGTGAACAAAAATTTGATTTTAATCAAGAGCCGTACGCGTATTGGCGGAACAAAATCATCGTAGCATCGGATAACGCCGATCCGATCAAGTCACTGGACGACTTGCAAGGCAAGAAGGTACTCATAGGTCCAACCAGCGCACAGGCTCAGTTGTTGGAAAACTATAACAAGGAGAATGAGAAAGATATTGATATCGTCTACCAGCAGAACGACGCTAACGACGAAGTGCTGCAGATTACGTCTGGGCGGGCGTATGCCACTCTTGGCGCCGACTTCCTGCTCCCGATCAAAGATCCGCAAGGAAAACTCAAGACGGTAGGGGAACCTCTGAACGAAGGCAACATCCAATACGTGTTTCGCAAGGACGATCCGGAATCCAAGAAGCTGGCTGAAGCGATCGATACTACAATTAAAGAGCTAAAAGCGGATGGTACGTTGAAAAAAATCAGCGAAGAATGGCTTGGCCAAGATTTCTCGAAATAA
- a CDS encoding glycosyltransferase family 4 protein, with protein sequence MKITILSLRGPTNYPHKGGAREYIKYLAAPWLKEGHDITLVCGVENKYGLPPRENVDGIEVIRVGKSGTPIAAIWSYYKKHLESSTDRLIENMVSFPMLSPLLSPGKNNTTIVHHLTGKDYWTTQSLPKAIIGVFMEKVVLPVVYRRTKMVGVSELTRHELAGNGIPEDRISIIEPGVNNAYFAPDAGVKKEPLIFYIGRMGGVKKVDHLITAFKELSKTYPELRLVVAGPGDTEELKALAGDAPVEFAGFLSEEEKRDYYRRCMVFASPSMREGFGITYVEANACGTPVVGYKIEGLETVAEDAGIFVTQGDVNALKKAIEIIYVDEALRTRMEKAAITSAARFSWEVSSRKGLELVLSDRRRKLPVPGTQS encoded by the coding sequence ATGAAGATCACCATTTTGTCGCTCAGAGGGCCAACCAATTATCCACATAAAGGAGGCGCGCGCGAGTACATTAAGTACTTGGCCGCTCCGTGGTTGAAAGAGGGTCATGACATCACGCTCGTGTGTGGTGTGGAGAACAAATACGGATTGCCGCCGCGTGAGAATGTGGATGGCATTGAAGTCATTCGTGTAGGAAAGTCCGGAACGCCGATTGCGGCGATCTGGTCTTACTACAAGAAGCATCTGGAGTCGTCCACGGACAGGTTGATCGAGAACATGGTGTCCTTTCCGATGTTATCCCCTTTGCTCAGCCCGGGAAAGAACAATACAACGATTGTTCATCACCTGACAGGGAAGGATTACTGGACTACCCAGAGCCTGCCGAAAGCGATCATCGGCGTGTTCATGGAGAAAGTTGTCCTCCCGGTCGTTTATCGCAGAACGAAGATGGTGGGTGTCAGTGAACTGACCCGTCATGAGCTTGCCGGAAACGGCATTCCTGAGGACCGCATCAGCATTATTGAGCCGGGCGTGAACAATGCTTACTTCGCTCCGGACGCCGGCGTGAAGAAAGAACCGCTGATCTTCTACATCGGCCGCATGGGCGGCGTAAAGAAAGTGGATCATCTGATTACCGCGTTCAAGGAGCTGTCCAAGACTTACCCCGAGCTGCGCTTAGTCGTAGCCGGGCCGGGCGACACGGAGGAGCTAAAGGCATTAGCCGGTGATGCGCCGGTAGAATTTGCCGGTTTTCTCAGCGAAGAAGAGAAACGGGACTATTACCGGCGGTGCATGGTGTTTGCCAGTCCGAGCATGCGTGAAGGATTCGGCATTACCTACGTGGAGGCGAATGCCTGCGGAACGCCTGTTGTCGGTTACAAGATCGAAGGTCTGGAAACCGTCGCGGAAGATGCAGGGATCTTCGTCACCCAAGGGGATGTGAACGCGCTGAAGAAAGCGATCGAGATCATCTACGTAGACGAAGCGCTGCGAACCCGCATGGAAAAGGCGGCGATCACCAGTGCGGCGAGATTTTCCTGGGAAGTATCTTCCCGTAAAGGACTTGAGCTCGTGTTATCAGACCGTCGGCGGAAATTGCCCGTTCCCGGAACACAAAGTTAA